Proteins encoded by one window of Streptomyces uncialis:
- a CDS encoding DNA gyrase/topoisomerase IV subunit A, with protein MARRSTKTPPPDDFEEKILDIDVVDEMQGSFLEYAYSVIYSRALPDARDGMKPVQRRIVYQMNEMGLRPDRGYVKCARVVGEVMGKLHPHGDASIYDALVRMAQPFSMRVPLIDGHGNFGSLGNDDPPAAMRYTECRMADAATLMTESIDEDTVDFSPNYDGQEQEPVALPAAYPNLLVNGSSGIAVGMATNMPPHNLGEVIAAARHLIRYPGADLETLMKHVPGPDLPTGGRIVGLSGVRDAYETGRGTFKIRATVSVEAVTARRKGLVVTELPFSVGPEKVIAKIKDLVGSKKLQGIADVKDLTDRAHGLRLVIEIKNGFVPEAVLEQLYKLTPMEESFGINNVALVDGQPLTLGLKELLEVYLDHRFTVVRRRSEFRRAKRRDRLHLVEGLLVALVDIDEVIRVIRSSDNSAQAKERLIERFSLSEIQTQYILDTPLRRLTKFDRIELESERDRLDAEIAELTRILDSDAELRKLVSGELAAVAKKFGTDRRTVLLESSGTPAATVPLQVADDPCRVLMSSTGLLARTADGETSSEDGGRRVKHDVIVSAVPATARGEVGAVTSTGRLLRIAVVDLPQLPGTASAPVLSGGAPIAEFLTLEGDETVVCLTTLDEASPGLAIGTAQGVVKRVVPDYPTNKDELEVIALRDGDRIVGAVELRTGEEDLVFITDDAQLLRFQASQVRPQGRPAGGMAGIKLTDGAKVISFTAVDPAVDAVVFTVAGSRGTLDDSVQTTAKLTPFDQYPRKGRATGGVRCQRFLKGEDCLSLAWAGAAPPRAAQKNGTPVDMPEPDPRRDGSGLPLGRTVSVVAGPV; from the coding sequence ATGGCCCGCCGCAGCACGAAAACCCCGCCGCCCGACGATTTCGAGGAGAAGATCCTCGACATCGACGTCGTCGACGAGATGCAGGGCTCCTTCCTTGAGTACGCGTACTCCGTGATCTACTCACGTGCCCTGCCGGACGCACGTGACGGTATGAAGCCGGTACAGCGCCGGATCGTCTATCAGATGAACGAGATGGGCCTGCGCCCCGACCGCGGCTATGTGAAGTGCGCCCGGGTCGTCGGCGAGGTCATGGGCAAGCTGCACCCGCACGGTGACGCGTCGATCTACGACGCGCTGGTGAGGATGGCGCAGCCGTTCTCGATGCGGGTGCCCCTGATCGACGGCCATGGCAACTTCGGTTCCCTGGGCAATGACGACCCTCCGGCCGCGATGCGGTACACGGAGTGCCGGATGGCCGACGCCGCCACGTTGATGACGGAGTCCATCGACGAGGACACCGTCGATTTCTCGCCGAACTACGACGGCCAGGAGCAGGAGCCGGTGGCTCTCCCGGCCGCCTATCCCAACCTCCTGGTGAACGGCTCGTCAGGGATCGCCGTCGGCATGGCGACGAACATGCCGCCGCACAACCTGGGCGAGGTCATCGCCGCGGCACGGCACCTCATCCGCTATCCGGGCGCCGACCTGGAGACGTTGATGAAGCACGTCCCGGGCCCCGATCTGCCGACGGGTGGCCGGATCGTCGGCCTCTCGGGGGTACGGGACGCCTACGAGACGGGGCGGGGCACGTTCAAGATCCGTGCGACCGTCTCCGTGGAGGCGGTGACGGCGCGCCGCAAGGGACTTGTGGTGACGGAGCTGCCGTTCTCGGTCGGTCCCGAGAAGGTGATCGCCAAGATCAAGGACCTGGTCGGGTCGAAGAAGCTCCAGGGCATCGCGGACGTCAAGGACCTCACGGACCGTGCGCACGGTCTGCGGCTGGTGATCGAGATCAAGAACGGCTTCGTCCCGGAGGCCGTCCTGGAGCAGCTCTACAAGCTGACGCCGATGGAGGAGTCCTTCGGTATCAACAACGTCGCCCTGGTGGACGGCCAGCCCCTGACCCTGGGTCTGAAGGAGCTGCTGGAGGTCTATCTGGACCACCGCTTCACCGTGGTGCGCCGCCGCAGCGAGTTCCGCCGCGCCAAGCGCCGCGACCGGCTGCATCTGGTGGAGGGTCTGCTGGTGGCCCTCGTCGACATCGACGAGGTCATCCGGGTGATCCGGTCCAGCGACAACTCGGCGCAGGCCAAGGAGCGGCTGATCGAGCGGTTCTCGCTGAGCGAGATCCAGACGCAGTACATCCTGGACACCCCGCTGCGCCGTCTGACCAAATTCGACCGGATCGAGCTGGAGTCCGAGCGCGACCGGCTGGACGCGGAGATCGCCGAGCTGACGCGCATCCTGGACTCGGACGCGGAGCTGCGCAAGCTGGTCTCCGGTGAGCTGGCGGCGGTGGCGAAGAAGTTCGGCACCGACCGGCGCACGGTCCTGCTGGAGTCCTCGGGCACCCCCGCGGCCACGGTGCCGCTCCAGGTCGCGGACGACCCGTGCCGTGTCCTGATGTCGTCCACGGGCCTGCTGGCGCGTACGGCCGACGGCGAGACGTCCTCGGAGGACGGCGGTCGCCGGGTGAAGCACGACGTGATCGTGTCCGCGGTGCCTGCCACCGCGCGCGGGGAGGTCGGCGCGGTCACCTCCACGGGGCGGCTGCTGCGGATCGCGGTGGTCGATCTGCCACAGCTTCCGGGCACCGCTTCGGCGCCCGTGCTGTCGGGCGGCGCGCCGATCGCCGAGTTCCTCACCCTGGAGGGCGACGAGACGGTCGTCTGTCTGACGACGCTCGACGAGGCGTCACCGGGTCTGGCGATCGGCACCGCCCAGGGTGTCGTGAAGCGTGTGGTGCCGGACTATCCGACGAACAAGGACGAGTTGGAGGTCATCGCCCTGCGTGACGGTGACCGGATCGTCGGGGCGGTGGAGCTGCGTACCGGCGAGGAGGATCTCGTCTTCATCACGGACGACGCGCAGTTGCTGCGCTTCCAGGCGTCCCAGGTGCGTCCCCAGGGCCGTCCCGCCGGAGGCATGGCGGGCATCAAGCTCACGGACGGCGCCAAGGTGATCTCGTTCACCGCGGTCGACCCCGCGGTCGACGCGGTGGTCTTCACGGTCGCCGGTTCACGCGGCACGCTGGACGACTCGGTGCAGACGACGGCGAAGCTGACGCCGTTCGACCAGTACCCGCGCAAGGGCCGTGCCACGGGCGGTGTGCGCTGCCAGCGGTTCCTGAAGGGCGAGGACTGTCTGAGTCTGGCCTGGGCGGGCGCGGCGCCCCCCCGCGCGGCGCAGAAGAACGGCACTCCGGTGGACATGCCGGAGCCGGACCCGAGACGGGACGGTTCCGGACTGCCCCTCGGCAGGACGGTCTCGGTGGTCGCGGGCCCGGTGTGA
- a CDS encoding CobW family GTP-binding protein, with amino-acid sequence MSQQQIPVVVLAGFLGSGKTTLLNHLLHTSGGSRIGAIVNDFGSIEIDAMAVAGRLGDSTVSLGNGCLCCAVDVSELDAYLERLTRPAARIDIIVIEASGLAEPQELVRMVLASDNRRIVYGGLVEVVDAVEFDATRERHPELDRHLRIADLVVVNKADRVDDGALGRVLGTVRGLVDGAAVVTSVHGRVDPELLFDPKAVRERVGQLTFDDLAALAGDGCEEAAPGHGHPAAHPHTGYETVSFTADRPLHPRRLLDFLDSRPDGLYRIKGYVDFGAADPRNRYAVHAVGRFLRFTPEPWPSDARRLTQLVLIGSGIDTGELRARLDLCPLGDAEGAVEEHVMWGVLRYVPEPEPDGDGSGQDDPADPAELGDPYGDG; translated from the coding sequence TTGAGTCAGCAGCAGATCCCGGTCGTCGTCCTCGCGGGCTTCCTCGGGTCGGGCAAGACCACCCTCCTGAACCATCTGCTCCACACCAGCGGGGGAAGCCGCATCGGAGCGATCGTCAACGACTTCGGCAGCATCGAGATCGACGCGATGGCGGTGGCCGGCCGGCTCGGCGACTCCACGGTGTCCCTCGGGAACGGCTGTCTGTGCTGCGCGGTCGACGTCAGCGAACTCGACGCCTATCTGGAACGGCTCACCCGCCCCGCCGCCCGGATCGACATCATCGTCATCGAGGCCAGCGGCCTCGCCGAACCGCAGGAACTCGTCCGGATGGTCCTCGCCAGCGACAACCGGCGGATCGTGTACGGAGGGCTCGTCGAGGTCGTGGACGCAGTCGAGTTCGACGCCACCCGCGAACGCCATCCGGAGCTCGACCGGCATCTGCGGATCGCCGACCTCGTGGTCGTGAACAAGGCCGACCGGGTGGACGACGGGGCGCTGGGCAGGGTGCTGGGCACGGTCCGGGGGCTCGTCGACGGCGCGGCCGTGGTGACCTCCGTCCACGGGCGGGTCGACCCCGAGCTGCTGTTCGACCCCAAGGCGGTCCGTGAACGCGTCGGACAGCTGACCTTCGACGACCTCGCCGCGCTCGCCGGTGACGGCTGCGAGGAGGCCGCACCGGGTCACGGACACCCGGCGGCGCATCCCCACACCGGCTACGAGACGGTGTCCTTCACCGCCGACCGGCCCCTGCACCCGCGACGGCTGCTGGACTTCCTCGACAGCAGGCCGGACGGGCTGTACCGGATCAAGGGATATGTCGACTTCGGGGCCGCCGATCCGCGCAACCGGTACGCCGTCCACGCGGTGGGCCGCTTCCTGCGCTTCACCCCCGAGCCCTGGCCGTCCGACGCGCGGCGGCTCACCCAGCTCGTCCTCATCGGCTCCGGCATCGACACCGGGGAACTGCGCGCCCGGCTGGACCTGTGTCCCCTCGGCGACGCGGAAGGCGCCGTCGAGGAGCACGTCATGTGGGGAGTGCTGCGCTACGTCCCCGAGCCGGAACCCGACGGGGACGGGTCCGGCCAGGACGACCCCGCCGACCCCGCCGAACTGGGCGACCCGTACGGCGACGGGTGA
- a CDS encoding sucrase ferredoxin, which translates to MSTCATASRSSDEPLAGTAATARTWLLLEQPGPWGAKALTASHLDPAVGRALESAAEGTGVRIALIRRPGRHADRHTDGTRRVYAAHTVPGGTWLREADIDDPARLLGLDLGALGAGDADGFDRALGGRAHTGAPLVLVCTNGKRDRCCALLGRPLAQELTDSGERGVWEVTHLGGHRFSPTLLVLPYGYAYGRVEAPLVKEILEAVTDGRIVTEGCRGGSAWERPGQAAELAVRKAAQEAAAGVLSVERTEGAAPRWEVSVRHVDGRTWRVTVARGASLPARPESCGAALATPARMDVVAVRELVTAVEG; encoded by the coding sequence GTGAGTACGTGCGCAACCGCTTCGCGGAGCTCCGACGAACCGCTGGCCGGCACCGCGGCCACGGCCCGGACCTGGCTGCTGCTCGAACAGCCCGGTCCCTGGGGCGCCAAGGCGCTGACGGCGAGCCATCTGGACCCGGCGGTGGGGCGTGCCCTGGAGTCGGCGGCGGAGGGCACCGGGGTGCGGATCGCGCTGATCCGCAGGCCGGGCAGGCACGCGGACCGTCACACGGACGGCACCCGCCGGGTGTACGCCGCGCACACCGTGCCGGGCGGGACCTGGCTGCGGGAGGCCGACATCGACGACCCGGCGCGGCTGCTCGGCCTGGACCTCGGGGCGCTCGGCGCGGGCGACGCCGACGGCTTCGACCGGGCGCTGGGCGGGCGGGCGCACACGGGCGCCCCCCTGGTCCTCGTCTGCACCAACGGCAAGCGGGACCGCTGCTGCGCCCTGCTGGGGCGCCCGCTCGCCCAGGAGCTCACCGACTCCGGTGAGCGCGGCGTCTGGGAGGTCACCCACCTCGGTGGGCACCGTTTCTCGCCGACGCTGCTGGTGCTGCCGTACGGCTACGCGTACGGCAGGGTCGAGGCCCCGCTCGTCAAGGAGATCCTGGAGGCCGTCACCGACGGCCGGATCGTGACGGAGGGCTGCCGGGGCGGCTCCGCGTGGGAGCGTCCGGGCCAGGCGGCGGAGCTGGCCGTCCGCAAGGCGGCCCAGGAGGCCGCAGCGGGCGTTCTGAGCGTCGAACGGACCGAGGGGGCCGCTCCCCGCTGGGAGGTCTCCGTTCGGCACGTGGACGGCCGTACGTGGCGTGTCACGGTCGCGCGGGGGGCGTCCCTGCCCGCCCGGCCGGAGAGCTGCGGGGCCGCCCTGGCGACCCCGGCGCGTATGGACGTCGTCGCGGTACGTGAGCTGGTCACCGCCGTGGAGGGCTGA
- a CDS encoding sensor histidine kinase gives MSPSPPVRRLRLGLPRRVFSQVLLMQLAIAGGVVVLATGLFLAPLSNELDDQAMQRALAIAQTTAAQPQIAADMKTSLPTVDGPVQAVAERIRHASGAEYIVIMNMDGVRWSHTDTLQIGKVVSTDPSVPLAGREIMQIDNGTLGRSARGKVPLRDASGDIIGAVSVGIEYDSVRARLFHTIPSLLAYAGGALAVGALAAYLISRRVQKQTRDLAFSDISALLAEREAMLHSIREGVVALDRGGRIRLLNDEAQRLLGLGTEVVGKSLDSALGPGRTTDVLAGRVTGTDLVTVRGQRVLIANRMPTDDGGAVATLRDRTELEQLGRELDSTRGLIDALRAQDHEHANRMHTLLGLLELEMFDEAVEFVGEVAGAHRVTAEQITEKIHDPLLAALLVGKATVAAERGVTLAVSPDTSLPDRLIDPRGLVTIVGNLVDNALDASSGSPHARVEVVLRAEGRAAVLRVRDTGPGVPPEQRETIFMEGWTTKKIPARGKRGIGLALVRRLAERQGGGAEVGEGPDGGAEFIVRLPEALSEAPLASAEEVR, from the coding sequence ATGAGCCCGTCCCCCCCCGTCCGACGCCTGCGTCTCGGTCTGCCCCGCCGGGTCTTCTCGCAGGTGCTCCTGATGCAACTGGCGATCGCCGGCGGAGTCGTGGTGCTCGCCACCGGCCTGTTCCTCGCGCCCCTCAGCAACGAGCTGGACGACCAGGCCATGCAGCGCGCCCTGGCGATAGCGCAGACCACCGCGGCCCAGCCCCAGATAGCCGCGGACATGAAGACCTCGCTGCCCACGGTCGACGGTCCGGTGCAGGCGGTCGCGGAGCGCATACGGCACGCGAGCGGCGCCGAGTACATCGTGATCATGAACATGGACGGGGTCCGCTGGTCGCACACCGACACCCTCCAGATCGGCAAGGTCGTCTCCACGGACCCCAGCGTCCCGCTCGCGGGCCGGGAGATCATGCAGATCGACAACGGCACCCTGGGCCGCTCCGCGCGCGGGAAGGTGCCGCTGCGTGACGCGAGCGGCGACATCATCGGCGCGGTGTCAGTCGGCATCGAGTACGACAGCGTCCGGGCGCGGCTCTTCCACACGATCCCCAGCCTGCTCGCCTACGCGGGCGGGGCGCTGGCGGTCGGGGCGCTGGCGGCGTACCTGATCTCCCGGCGGGTGCAGAAGCAGACCAGGGACCTCGCCTTCTCGGACATCTCCGCGCTGCTCGCGGAGCGCGAGGCGATGCTGCACAGCATCCGCGAGGGTGTGGTGGCCCTGGACCGCGGCGGCCGCATCCGGCTGCTCAACGACGAGGCGCAGCGGCTGCTGGGCCTCGGCACGGAGGTCGTCGGCAAGTCGCTGGACTCGGCGCTGGGCCCGGGCCGCACCACCGATGTCCTCGCGGGCCGGGTGACGGGGACGGACCTGGTGACCGTGCGGGGGCAGCGGGTGCTGATCGCCAACCGGATGCCCACCGACGACGGCGGCGCCGTGGCCACGCTGCGTGACCGTACCGAGCTGGAGCAGCTCGGCCGCGAGCTGGACTCCACCCGTGGTCTCATCGACGCGCTGCGCGCGCAGGACCATGAGCACGCGAACCGTATGCACACCCTGCTCGGGCTGCTGGAGCTGGAGATGTTCGACGAGGCCGTCGAGTTCGTCGGGGAGGTCGCCGGGGCCCACCGGGTGACCGCCGAGCAGATCACGGAGAAGATCCACGACCCGCTGCTGGCGGCCCTGCTGGTCGGCAAGGCCACGGTCGCGGCCGAACGCGGTGTGACGCTCGCGGTGTCCCCGGACACCTCGCTGCCGGACCGGCTGATCGACCCGCGTGGGCTGGTCACCATCGTGGGGAACCTCGTCGACAACGCGCTGGACGCCTCGTCCGGATCGCCCCACGCGCGCGTGGAGGTCGTGCTGCGGGCGGAGGGCCGGGCCGCGGTGCTGCGGGTGCGGGACACCGGTCCCGGTGTCCCGCCCGAGCAGCGGGAGACGATCTTCATGGAGGGCTGGACCACCAAGAAGATCCCCGCGCGCGGCAAGCGCGGCATCGGTCTGGCGCTGGTGCGCCGGCTGGCCGAGCGGCAGGGCGGCGGCGCCGAGGTCGGCGAGGGCCCGGACGGCGGCGCGGAGTTCATCGTGCGGCTGCCGGAGGCCCTGTCGGAGGCACCACTGGCGAGCGCGGAGGAGGTGCGGTGA
- a CDS encoding response regulator, whose translation MIAVLVVDDDIRVADVNAAYVEKIAGFRVAAKAHNAAEALHCVETDEVDLVLLDHHLPDETGLDVVRRLRERGHETDVIMVTAARDVGTVQAAMRLGALQYLVKPFAFSGLRTKLEAYAALQRTLRGGGEAEQAEVDRIFGALTVSAEPELPKGHSPTTAELVRRVLMSAEGPVSAQELADSTQLSRQTAQRYLKLLERAGRVRLSLRYGDTGRPEHRYRWATRG comes from the coding sequence GTGATCGCGGTCCTGGTGGTGGACGACGACATCCGGGTGGCGGACGTCAACGCGGCGTACGTCGAGAAGATCGCCGGTTTCCGGGTGGCGGCGAAGGCGCACAACGCCGCCGAGGCGCTGCACTGCGTGGAGACCGACGAGGTCGATCTGGTGCTGCTCGACCACCATCTGCCCGACGAGACCGGGCTGGACGTGGTCCGCAGACTGCGGGAGCGCGGCCATGAGACCGACGTGATCATGGTGACGGCCGCCCGGGACGTGGGCACCGTGCAGGCGGCGATGCGGCTGGGCGCTCTCCAGTACCTGGTGAAGCCGTTCGCGTTCTCCGGGCTGCGGACCAAGCTGGAGGCGTACGCGGCCCTCCAGCGCACCCTCAGGGGCGGCGGCGAGGCCGAACAGGCGGAGGTGGACCGGATCTTCGGCGCGCTCACGGTGTCCGCCGAACCCGAACTCCCGAAAGGCCACTCCCCCACCACCGCGGAACTGGTGCGCAGGGTGCTGATGTCCGCCGAAGGACCGGTGTCCGCACAGGAACTCGCCGACAGCACCCAGTTGAGCCGGCAGACGGCCCAGCGCTACCTCAAACTGCTGGAGCGCGCCGGGCGGGTCCGGCTCAGTCTGCGGTACGGGGACACGGGCCGCCCCGAGCACCGGTACCGGTGGGCCACCCGGGGGTGA
- a CDS encoding response regulator, which produces MIDVLVVDDDFRVAEINARYVAKVPGFRVVGRAHDAAQALATVEREQIDLVLLDHYLPDRTGLSLVQHMRQLGHRTDVIMITAASDVTTIQDAMRLGALHYLVKPFTFDALRSRLEAYAALRRTVDRVGGSGMAAQEQVDRIFGALRTTTTTPPQGLPSGHSLPTTDLICGVLHRAAQPLSAHEVAAQTGLSRSTAQRYLRHLEQAGRLQLTLRYGDTGRPEHRYAWVSPR; this is translated from the coding sequence ATGATTGACGTCCTGGTCGTGGACGACGATTTCCGAGTCGCAGAGATCAACGCCCGCTACGTGGCCAAAGTCCCGGGCTTTCGTGTGGTCGGTCGCGCCCACGACGCCGCCCAGGCGCTCGCCACCGTGGAACGCGAGCAGATAGACCTCGTCCTGCTCGACCACTACCTCCCGGACCGGACCGGGCTGTCGCTGGTGCAGCACATGCGTCAGCTCGGCCATCGCACCGACGTCATCATGATCACGGCGGCGAGCGATGTGACCACCATCCAGGACGCCATGCGGCTCGGCGCCCTGCACTACCTGGTGAAGCCCTTCACGTTCGACGCGCTGCGCAGCCGCCTGGAGGCGTACGCCGCCCTGCGCCGCACGGTCGACCGGGTGGGCGGCAGCGGGATGGCCGCACAGGAGCAGGTCGACCGGATCTTCGGCGCGCTGCGCACGACCACGACGACCCCGCCCCAGGGGCTGCCGAGCGGTCACTCGCTTCCCACCACCGATTTGATATGCGGCGTTCTGCACCGTGCCGCTCAGCCGTTGTCCGCACACGAGGTGGCCGCCCAGACCGGTTTGAGTCGCTCGACCGCCCAGCGTTACCTCCGTCATCTGGAGCAGGCGGGCCGGCTCCAGCTCACGTTGCGTTACGGCGACACCGGACGGCCCGAGCACCGCTACGCCTGGGTGTCGCCCCGCTGA
- a CDS encoding DNA gyrase/topoisomerase IV subunit B: MTADTSVPSTALLTGADRDGSNYTARHLLVLEGLEAVRKRPGMYIGSTDSRGLMHCLWEIIDNSVDEALGGYCDHIDVVLHDDGSVEVRDNGRGIPVDVEPKTGLSGVEVVLTKLHAGGKFGGGSYAASGGLHGVGASVVNALSARLDVEVDRGGSTHAISFRRGVPGAFAKPGAESPFEPHSGLRKTKRVPKARTGTRLRYWADRQIFLKDAKLSLDTLHQRARQTAFLVPGLTIVVRDEYGLGEGGSKGEESFRFDGGISEFCEYLATDKAVCDVLRFSGTGSFKETVPVLDDRGHMTPTEVTRELGVDVAMRWGTGYETKLRSFVNIIATPKGGTHVTGFERSVTKTMNEVLRGQKLLRVAEDDIVKDDALEGLTAVVTVRLAEPQFEGQTKEVLGTSAANRIVAAVVAKELKAFLTSTKRDAKAQARSVMDKAVAAARTRIAARQHKEAQRRKTALESSSLPAKLADCRSDDVERSELFIVEGDSALGTAKLARNSEFQALLPIRGKILNVQKSSVSDMLKNAECGAIIQVIGAGSGRTFDLDAARYGKIILLVDADVDGAHIRCLLLTLFQRYMRPMVAAGRVFAAVPPLHRIELVQPKKGQDKYVYTYSDRELRDTLLEFQRKNVRYKDSIQRYKGLGEMDADQLAETTMDPRFRTLRRINISDLESSERVFDLLMGNEVAPRKEFITSSAATLDRSRIDA, encoded by the coding sequence GTGACCGCCGATACGTCCGTGCCGTCCACTGCGCTGCTGACCGGAGCAGACCGGGACGGTTCCAACTACACCGCGCGGCACCTGCTCGTCCTGGAGGGCCTCGAAGCGGTTCGCAAGCGGCCCGGTATGTACATCGGGTCGACCGACAGCCGTGGCCTGATGCACTGCCTCTGGGAGATCATCGACAATTCCGTCGACGAGGCCCTGGGCGGCTACTGCGATCACATCGATGTCGTGCTGCACGACGACGGGTCCGTCGAGGTCCGTGACAACGGCCGCGGCATCCCCGTGGACGTGGAGCCGAAGACCGGGCTGTCGGGTGTCGAGGTCGTCCTGACCAAGCTGCACGCCGGTGGCAAGTTCGGCGGCGGCTCGTACGCCGCCTCTGGTGGCCTCCACGGCGTCGGCGCCTCCGTCGTGAACGCGCTCTCGGCGCGTCTGGACGTCGAGGTGGACCGCGGTGGCAGCACCCACGCGATCAGCTTCCGCCGGGGCGTTCCCGGGGCCTTCGCGAAGCCGGGGGCGGAGTCGCCCTTCGAACCCCACAGCGGCCTGCGCAAGACCAAGCGCGTCCCCAAGGCCCGTACCGGCACGCGTCTGCGCTACTGGGCGGACCGCCAGATCTTCCTCAAGGACGCCAAGCTCTCCCTGGACACCCTGCACCAGCGCGCGCGGCAGACCGCGTTCCTGGTGCCCGGTCTGACCATCGTCGTCCGCGACGAGTACGGCCTGGGCGAGGGCGGCAGCAAGGGCGAGGAGTCCTTCCGCTTCGACGGCGGTATCAGCGAGTTCTGCGAGTACCTGGCCACCGACAAGGCGGTCTGCGACGTCCTGCGTTTCTCCGGCACGGGCAGCTTCAAGGAGACCGTCCCGGTCCTCGACGACCGCGGCCATATGACACCCACCGAGGTCACCCGGGAACTCGGCGTGGACGTGGCCATGCGCTGGGGCACGGGGTACGAGACCAAGCTCAGGTCCTTCGTGAACATCATCGCCACCCCCAAGGGCGGCACCCATGTCACCGGATTCGAACGCTCCGTCACCAAGACGATGAACGAGGTGCTCCGCGGCCAGAAGCTGCTCCGGGTCGCCGAGGACGACATCGTCAAGGACGACGCCCTGGAGGGCCTCACCGCGGTCGTCACCGTACGGCTGGCCGAGCCACAGTTCGAGGGGCAGACCAAGGAGGTCCTCGGTACGTCGGCCGCCAACCGCATCGTCGCGGCGGTCGTCGCCAAGGAGCTGAAGGCGTTCCTGACGTCCACCAAGCGGGACGCGAAGGCGCAGGCCCGCTCGGTGATGGACAAGGCGGTCGCGGCTGCCCGGACCCGGATCGCGGCTCGTCAGCACAAGGAGGCGCAGCGTCGGAAGACGGCGCTGGAGTCGTCGTCGCTGCCGGCGAAGCTGGCGGACTGCCGCAGTGACGACGTGGAGCGCAGTGAGCTGTTCATCGTGGAGGGTGACTCGGCGCTGGGTACGGCGAAGCTGGCCCGCAACTCCGAGTTCCAGGCGTTGCTGCCGATCCGGGGCAAGATCCTCAACGTTCAGAAGTCGTCCGTCTCGGACATGCTGAAGAACGCCGAGTGCGGGGCGATCATCCAGGTCATAGGAGCGGGTTCGGGGCGTACCTTCGACCTGGACGCGGCCCGGTACGGGAAGATCATCCTGCTGGTCGACGCCGATGTGGACGGCGCGCACATCCGGTGTCTGCTGCTGACGCTGTTCCAGCGCTACATGCGCCCGATGGTCGCTGCGGGCCGCGTCTTCGCGGCGGTGCCGCCGCTGCACCGGATCGAGCTCGTCCAGCCCAAGAAGGGCCAGGACAAGTACGTGTACACCTACTCTGACCGGGAGCTGCGTGACACGCTGCTGGAGTTCCAGCGCAAGAACGTCCGCTACAAGGACTCCATCCAGCGCTACAAGGGGCTCGGTGAGATGGACGCCGACCAGCTGGCCGAGACCACGATGGACCCGCGGTTCCGGACCCTGCGCCGGATCAACATCTCCGATCTGGAGTCCTCCGAGCGGGTCTTCGACCTGCTGATGGGCAACGAGGTCGCCCCGCGCAAGGAGTTCATCACCAGCTCGGCGGCCACCCTCGACCGTTCGCGTATCGACGCCTGA
- a CDS encoding DUF7455 domain-containing protein gives MTTVLTPASPLTAADRCDRCGAQAYLRVVLLSGGELLFCAHHGRKFEPELKKIAAEIQDETERLTAVPASAEEQQER, from the coding sequence GTGACTACTGTTCTGACCCCCGCGAGCCCGCTGACGGCCGCTGACCGCTGCGACCGTTGCGGCGCCCAGGCTTACCTGCGCGTCGTCCTGTTGAGCGGCGGTGAACTGCTCTTCTGCGCCCACCACGGTCGCAAGTTCGAGCCGGAACTCAAGAAGATCGCCGCTGAGATACAGGACGAGACGGAGCGCCTGACCGCCGTCCCGGCCTCGGCCGAGGAGCAGCAAGAACGCTGA
- a CDS encoding S1 family peptidase, whose translation MSRPHARALTGVLVLTAAATVLPLAHPRPAAADSLVVGGQPADIVHSPWVVALSSRDRFGGTRAGQFCGGAVVGPTTVLTAAHCVGPEVLGTSPGEVGDLAVIAGRGDLLAGGGTEVRVRDIWVSPEHDRTTNAWDLAVLTLAEPLPDSHVIPMAESGDPAYRAGTPAAVYGWGDATGRGDYARSLRVGQVEVLPDELCQDAYPGGPEGRYLADSMLCAGVREGGRDACQGDSGGPLVAEGRLIGLVSWGSGCGRAGSPGVYTRLSAALGEPEVSGTGPAPEAAERGDRGRAGPVIARLPGGTTPESPETARR comes from the coding sequence ATGTCCCGTCCCCATGCCCGCGCCCTGACCGGTGTGCTGGTCCTGACGGCCGCCGCCACCGTGCTGCCCCTGGCCCACCCGCGGCCCGCCGCCGCCGACAGTCTGGTGGTGGGCGGACAACCGGCCGACATCGTCCACAGTCCCTGGGTGGTGGCCCTCTCCAGCCGTGACCGGTTCGGCGGTACCCGTGCCGGACAGTTCTGCGGCGGTGCCGTGGTGGGGCCCACGACGGTGCTGACCGCCGCGCACTGTGTGGGGCCGGAGGTGCTCGGCACGTCTCCCGGCGAGGTCGGTGATCTGGCGGTGATCGCGGGCCGCGGCGATCTGCTGGCCGGTGGCGGGACGGAGGTCCGGGTACGTGACATCTGGGTCAGCCCGGAGCACGACCGTACGACGAACGCGTGGGACCTCGCCGTGCTGACCCTCGCGGAGCCGCTGCCCGACAGCCATGTGATCCCCATGGCGGAGTCCGGTGACCCCGCGTATCGGGCGGGTACCCCCGCGGCCGTCTACGGCTGGGGGGACGCCACCGGACGGGGCGACTACGCGCGGAGCCTGCGGGTCGGGCAGGTCGAGGTGCTGCCCGACGAACTCTGCCAGGACGCGTACCCCGGTGGACCCGAAGGCCGGTATCTGGCCGATTCCATGCTCTGCGCCGGGGTGCGCGAAGGGGGACGGGACGCGTGCCAGGGCGACAGCGGTGGCCCGCTCGTCGCGGAAGGACGGCTCATCGGTCTCGTCTCGTGGGGGAGCGGCTGCGGCAGGGCCGGTAGCCCGGGCGTCTACACGCGCCTCTCCGCCGCGCTGGGCGAGCCCGAGGTGTCCGGGACCGGACCGGCCCCGGAAGCCGCTGAGCGAGGCGACAGGGGCCGGGCAGGGCCTGTCATAGCGCGCCTCCCCGGTGGCACCACCCCCGAGTCACCGGAAACCGCCCGGCGCTGA